In one window of Vanrija pseudolonga chromosome 5, complete sequence DNA:
- the dus2 gene encoding tRNA-dihydrouridine(20) synthase [NAD(P)+], giving the protein MPLRVESLVSRLSSRLSSLFLTPKATMPVAVGRSPSPSGERPAKKAKVEGVVADVAAAAAAAAAAAAPKAKGKSTDGPIPPSFPGLTTEEIVRRTEVEMALPIEIPRTYPYELNYRDKLVLAPMVRTGTLPTRLLSLYYGAGLVWSPEIVDKAIIGATRTVDPVTGVITYSKGQGPIFTTHPIEKPFLIFQIGSANPELAVEAAKVVEQDVAGVDLNCGCPKPFSTHSGMGAGLLSTPDLLLDILRALLRNINLPVSAKIRMLPEQEPTLLLAAKILRTGVSNLTVHCRTRSMRPNTVAMWDRLGDIVKLGARRNLPVICNGDGEGWANWDKIRSTTGATSVMLARSAEKNPSVFQPSGPECAIKVIIPQLLNIAEYTANPWGNTKFLLMQFKPSPAPISTLSKQERKEASEVMSRAKSAQDVVDKYGFELGQGKAFMDELEVRLKAHPEWNVWEARKVAEGEGVVVEAAVEEEEEASNGSTSEELDEEEAAANAAHPA; this is encoded by the exons ATGCCCTTGCGGGTCGAATCGCTCGTCTCCAGGCTCTCGTCCCGCCTCTCGTCGCTCTTCCTCACCCCAAAGGCCACCAtgcccgtcgccgttgggcggtcgccgtcgccttcgggcgagcggccggccaagaaggccaaggttGAGGGTGTTGTCGCGgacgttgctgctgccgccgctgccgccgctgccgctgctgcacccaaggccaagggcaagtcgACCGACGGACCCATCCCGCCCTCGTTTCCCGGCCTCACGACAGAGGAGATTGTGCGCCGCACCGAGGTGGAGATGGCCCTCCCCATCGAGATCCCGCGGACCTACCCCTACGAGCTCAACTACCGCGACAAGCTGGTCCTCGCGCCCATGGTGCGCACTGGCACACTGCCGACGCGTCTGCTGTCGCTGTACTATGGCGCTGGACTGGTGTGGTCGCCCGAGATTGTCGACAAGGCTATTATCGGCGCAACGAGGACCGTTGATC CCGTCACGGGTGTCATCACCTACTCCAAGGGCCAGGGCCCAATCTTCACCACCCACCCGATCGAGAAGCCCTTCCTCATCTTCCAGATCGGCTCGGCcaaccccgagctcgcggtgGAGGCagccaaggtcgtcgagcaggacgTCGCTGGTGTCGACCTCAACTGCGGTTGCCCCAAGCCGTTCTCGACGCACTCGGGCATGGGCGCCGGTCTGCTGTCTACGCCagatctcctcctcgacattcTCCGTGCGCTCCTCCGTAACATCAACCTCCCGGTCAGCGCCAAGATCCGCATGCTGCCCGAGCAGGAGCCTACTCTCCTCCTTGCGGCCAAGATCCTGCGAACTGGCGTCTCCAACCTCACGGTGCACTGCCGCACCCGTTCGATGCGTCCCAACACGGTGGCGATGTGGGACCGTCTCGGGGACAttgtcaagctcggcgcccgccgcaACCTCCCAGTTATCTGCAATGGCGACGGTGAGGGCTGGGCCAACTGGGACAAGATCCGAAGCACGACTGGCGCGACGTCGGTCATGCTGGCCCGCAGCGCGGAGAAGAACCCGAGCGTGTTCCAGCCCTCGGGGCCAGAGTGCGCCATCAAGGTGATCATCCCGCAGCTGCTCAACATTGCCGAGTACACTGCCAACCCCTGGGGCAACACCAAGTTCCTGCTCATGCAGTTCAAGCCTAGCCCTGCGCCCATCTCGACGCTGAGCAAGCAGGAGAGGAAGGAGGCCAGCGAGGTCATGTCGCGGGCCAAGAGCGCACAGGACGTCGTGGACAAGTACGGGTTCGAGCTGGGGCAGGGCAAGGCGTTCATGGACGAGCTTGAGGTGCGCCTCAAGGCCCACCCAGAGTGGAACGTCTGGGAAGCGCGCAAGGTGGCTGAGGGGGAGGGTGTGGTCGTTGAGGCggccgtggaggaggaggaggaggcgtcGAACGGTAGCACGAGTgaggagcttgacgaggaagaggcggCTGCGaacgccgcccaccccgcaTAG
- the NAA35 gene encoding N-alpha-acetyltransferase 35, NatC auxiliary subunit produces MPDIKDWLRAAASTLAPGEVVKPESLNFLDAMNALEMMDPAMDWGVNISPKGSFDPAALVKPQQLCWIMDEMSARELAWHRGGTLAQTVYTSLHYHNTLLVSPRVERTHPDFPALEACTAALRAWVLGYAKSIEVAYHALLDANGAARDGEDVWLDAYGIPIETTETADEVATYLENETAWLAADAGRASDPWWANVLLRLRFRAQWLDALRHRPSQLDLNGLRLSTEAVPSAFDAVTPFLRQNMPLPVVTPPGHEATWAAFIAAADDLVRMVQMSGNALDELEESLVGVQLRPMLPIVRAIYKTELCEMPSRARLIDEWLQNATGLPPAILQRIDMHITGPNDRRSFALWRDIISGTLVQTLQVPLMNPTRQRRAYMHLARGWTDQASAAARLAHYPDMERLVPALHGRSLDCELHASLLAFDLGLVADNEQRAAWWWILAITRARARLGLVGTWEARWAQAWGAVAAALLLLYTVIPLASDDKTSRPHFTLRHKIALRARAAFVPPSADEWERTRAGLDAAVAKDAAAALDLALNWLDAATEHFRDLGVDTHVPVGGILLDLSRLVQAVSGGGELGWERRLSRVPLLVAHTL; encoded by the exons atGCCCGATATCAAGGACTGGCTccgggccgcggcgagca cgCTCGCCCCGGGCGAGGTAGTCAAGCCCGAGAGCCTCAACTTTCTCGACGCAATGAACGCGCTCGAGATGATGGACCCCGCGATGGACTGGGGCGTCAACATCTCCCCCAAGGGAAGCTTTGATCCCGCGGCCCTCGTCAAGCCGCAGCAGCTCTGCTGGATAATGGACGAGatgagcgcgcgcgagctcgcatGGCACCGCGGCGGGACGCTAGCACAGACAGTGTACACCAGCCTGCACTACCACAACACGCTGCTCGTCTcgccgcgcgtcgagcgcacGCATCCTGATTTCCCTGCGCTCGAGGcgtgcaccgccgccctgcgcgccTGGGTTCTCGGCTACGCCAAGAGCATCGAGGTCGCCTACCATGCCTTGCTGGACGCGAACGGCGCCGCtcgggacggcgaggacgtgtGGCTCGACGCGTACGGCATCCCGATTGAGACGAccgagacggccgacgaggtggccacGTATCTTGAGAACGAGACAGCGTGGCTTGCTGCCGATGCCGGGAGGGCAAGTGATCCATGGTGGGCCAACGTGCTTTTGCGGCTGCGTTTCCGTGCA CAATGGCTCGATGcgctccgccaccgcccgagccagctcgacctcaacGGCCTGCGCCTGTCGACCGAGGCCGTCCCGTCCGCCTTTGACGCCGTGACCCCGTTTCTGCGGCAGAACATGCCGCTGCCGGTTgtcacgccgccgggccACGAGGCGACGTGGGCTGCGTTCATCGCGGCCGCTGACGACCTGGTGCGCATGGTCCAGATGAGCGGCAACGCGctcgatgagctcgaggagtCACTCGTTGGCGTGCAGCTGCGGCCCATGCTCCCGATCGTGCGCGCAATCTACAAG ACCGAGCTCTGCGAGATGCCatcccgcgcgcgcctgaTCGACGAGTGGCTCCAGAACGCCACCGGCCTCCCACCAGCAATCCTCCAGCGCATCGACATGCACATCACGGGCCCGAACGACCGGCGCTCGTTCGCCCTCTGGCGCGACATCATCAGCGGG ACCCTCGTCCAGACACTGCAAGTGCCGCTGATGAACCCCACGCGCCAGCGCAGGGCGTACAtgcacctcgcgcgcgggtgGACCGACCaggcgagcgcagcggccAGGCTCGCGCACTACCCCGACATGGAGCGCCTCGTGCCCGCGCTCCATgggcgctcgctcgactgCGAGCTGCACGCCAGCCTGCTGGCGTtcgatctcggcctcgtcgccgacaacgagcagcgcgcagcgtggtggtggatcCTGGCTATTacgcgggcgcgcgcgcgcctcgggctcgtggGGACGTGGGAGGCGCGCTGGGCCCAGGCCTGGGGTGCTGTCGCTGCGGCGCTGCTTCTG CTCTACACGGTCATTCCCCTCGCTTCGGACGACAAGACATCCCGACCGCACTTCACACTGCGGCACAAGATTGCACTGCGTGCCCGCGCAGCCTTCGTCCCCCCGTCAGCCGATGAGTGGGAGCGTACCCGCGCAGGTCTGGACGCGGCGGTTGCAAAagacgccgctgcggcgctcgacctcgcgctcaactGGCTCGACGCAGCAACCGAGCACTTTAGAGACCTTGGAGTCGACACGCATGTGCCCGTTGGCGGGATCCTGCTTGACTTGTCTCGCCTGGTGCAGGCCGTCtctggcggtggcgagctAGGCTGGGAACGCCGGTTATCCCGCGTGCCTCTCCTCGTTGCGCACACTTTATAA
- the ADE13 gene encoding Adenylosuccinate lyase, giving the protein MDSYQTPLSSRYASKEMSKLFSNATRFGTWRKLWLNLAIAEKELGLPISDEAIEQMKAHLDLDEAQMKVAAEEEKKRRHDVMAHVHTFGTVAPAAAGIIHLGATSCYVTDNADLIFLRDGLDILIPKLAVVISRLSAFAKQYRDLPTLGFTHFQPAQLTTVGKRATLWIQELLWDLRNLERARNDLGFRGVKGTTGTQGSFLQLFDGDHEKVKALDKRVTELFGFPYAYPVTGQTYSRKIDADVLAPLASFGASIHKMATDIRLLANLKEVEEPFEKDQIGSSAMAYKRNPMRSERACSLARHLFAIYQNTLMTSSVQWFERTLDDSANRRVTLPEAFLTADILLTTMQNITEGLVVYPKVIRRRINQELPFMATENIIMAIVKAGGDRQECHEKIRVLSHQAGAVVKEQGGDNDLIERVKKDDYFKPIWGQLDTLLDPSTFVGRAPEQVDEFIAEWVEPALKPYAEALKNVKAAELSV; this is encoded by the exons ATGGACTCGTACCAGACCCCCCTCTCTTC GCGCTATGCGTCCAAGGAGATGTCCAAGCTCTTCTCCAACGCC ACCCGCTTCGGCACCTGGCGCAAGCTCTGGCTCAACCTTGCCATTGCTGAGAAG gagctcggcctccccaTCTCGGACGAGGCCATTGAGCAGATGAAGgctcacctcgacctcgacgaggcccaGATGAAggtcgctgccgaggaggagaagaagcgccgcC ACGACGTTATGGCCCACGTCCACACCTTTGGcaccgtcgcccccgccgctgccggtaTCATCCA CCTCGGTGCCACCTCGTGCTACGTTACCGACAACGCCGACCTCATCTTCCTCCGTGACGGTCTCGACATTCTCATCcccaagctcgccgtcgtcatctcGCGTCTCTCGGCCTTTGCCAAGCAGTACCGTGACCTCCCGACGCTCGGCTTCACCCACTTCCAGCCCGCCCAGCTGACGACTGTCGGCAAGCGCGCGACCCTCTGGATCCAGGAGCTCCTCTGGGACCTGCGcaacctcgagcgcgcgcgcaacgaCCTCGGCTTCCGCGGCGTCAAgggcaccaccggcacccAGGGCTCGTTCCTCCAGCTCTTTGACGGCGACCACGAGAAGGTCAAGGCCCTCGACAAGCGCGTCACCGAGCTCTTTGGCTTCCCCTACGCCTACCCCGTCACTGGTCAGACCTACTCGCGCAAGattgacgccgacgtcctcgcgcccctcgccTCGTTCGGTGCTTCCATCCACAAGATGGCCACCGACATCCGTCTCCTCGCCAAcctcaaggaggtcgaggagcccTTCGAGAAGGACCAGatcggctcgtcggccatggccTACAAGCGCAACCCCATGCGCTCGGAGCGTGCCTGCTCGCTTGCGCGCCACCTGTTCGCCATCTACCAGAACACTCTGATGACCTCGTCGGTTCAGTGGTTTGAGCGTACcctcgacgactcggccaaCCGCCGCGTCACCCTCCCCGAGGCGTTCCTCACTGCCGACatcctcctcaccaccatgcAGAACATCACCgagggcctcgtcgtctACCCCAAGGTTATCCGCCGCAGGATCAACCAGGAGCTCCCCTTCATGGCCACCGAGAACATCATCATGGCCATTGTCAAGGCCGGCGGTGACCGCCAGGAGTGCCACGAGAAGATCCGTGTCCTCTCGCACCAggccggtgccgtcgtcaaggagcAGGGCGGTGACAACGACCTTATCGAGCGcgtcaagaaggacgacTACTTCAAGCCCATCTGGGGCCAGCTCGacaccctcctcgacccctcGACCTTTGTCGGCCGTGCCCctgagcaggtcgacgagtTCATCGCCGAGTGGGTTGAGCCCGCCCTCAAGCCTTacgccgaggccctcaagaacgtcaaggctgccgagcttTCGGTTTAA